Proteins found in one Trueperaceae bacterium genomic segment:
- the ybeY gene encoding rRNA maturation RNase YbeY, with translation MDLIDETHRFPAPERLRAAVAALLADLGEGERDVTLVLMEDDAIAQRNREDRGVDGPTDVLSYPTHEPTDVGMPAVAHLGDVLVALGVAGRQAEAHGHDLVTEVLHLASHGVTHLRGFDHPTEAAWAPFHHAAARIAALDAERWDAAPGGGP, from the coding sequence GTGGACCTGATCGACGAAACGCACCGGTTTCCGGCGCCTGAGCGGCTTCGCGCCGCCGTCGCGGCGCTCCTCGCCGACCTCGGGGAGGGCGAGCGGGACGTGACGCTGGTGCTGATGGAGGACGACGCCATCGCGCAGCGCAACCGCGAGGACCGCGGCGTGGACGGCCCCACCGACGTGCTGTCCTACCCGACGCACGAACCGACCGACGTCGGCATGCCGGCCGTCGCGCACCTCGGGGACGTCCTCGTCGCGCTCGGGGTCGCGGGGCGGCAGGCGGAGGCGCACGGGCACGACCTCGTGACCGAGGTCCTGCACCTCGCGTCGCACGGCGTGACGCACCTCCGCGGGTTCGACCACCCGACCGAGGCGGCGTGGGCGCCGTTCCACCACGCCGCCGCCCGCATTGCGGCGTTGGACGCCGAGCGCTGGGATGCCGCTCCCGGGGGCGGGCCGTGA
- a CDS encoding HDIG domain-containing protein, protein MANARAKLARRRQRPRPGRIGPFLVTWIAIAAVLFSVHGQRQSLSLAVGDPSPSTYRAPADVPVADPVATERRRDAARAQVPVVTGIDDNAQALMLARLPSAGLPGPTLDVLLAAYRDPAGVRRDAIPDLVDAAVAAAPPDARRDARLRLQQRLVPTARPDVAATEAARDAAAAAVEPVLRTLERDEVIIEAGTIVEEADLRALEAIGAYDPTTRRIRQALWVGLGALVVGGLLALPAAYGARALSERVGRRQYAFLVGVTLVALGLQRLTLEVAPDLFFVLLVPTLIAALIDEVPALLWAGWLAVAVGLLVPGAPIASAIAILVSGLAATRIATHVRTRLGLLYAAVAGGAAGGLALLAAQAIVSGAFGPIPALTTFAATLGGGVLAGVLTLALLPLAEGVFEFLTEFRLVELASPQSPLLQRLVLQAPGTYQHSQIIANLVEQSVAQIGGNALLARVGALYHDVGKAKRPQFFVENQVGGENPHDALSPHLSYLIITSHVRDGVEMLRESGLPPALEPFVTEHHGTTVLAYFYKRALEDSDGLAEVNFRYAGPKPKTKETAVLMLADAVESASRSLAEPSQSAIRAMIERLFEQRLQDEQLADSPLTFRDLDQIASTFERVLTASLHRRVRYPTADEIRGLQAGSGASAGGDGGAATGGARGGPDRRNAPVSGA, encoded by the coding sequence GTGGCTAACGCCCGCGCCAAGCTGGCGCGGCGCCGGCAACGGCCCCGCCCCGGTCGCATCGGGCCGTTCCTCGTGACGTGGATCGCGATCGCGGCGGTCCTCTTCAGCGTGCACGGGCAACGCCAATCCCTCTCGCTCGCCGTCGGCGACCCCAGCCCCAGCACCTACCGCGCCCCCGCCGACGTCCCCGTCGCCGACCCCGTCGCGACCGAACGTCGGCGCGACGCCGCGAGGGCGCAGGTCCCGGTCGTGACCGGCATCGACGACAACGCGCAGGCGTTGATGCTGGCGCGCCTCCCGAGCGCGGGCCTGCCCGGCCCGACCCTCGACGTGCTGCTCGCCGCCTACCGCGACCCGGCCGGCGTCCGCCGCGACGCGATCCCCGACCTCGTCGACGCCGCCGTCGCCGCCGCCCCGCCCGACGCCCGCCGCGACGCGCGGCTCCGCCTCCAGCAGCGGCTCGTCCCGACCGCGCGGCCCGACGTCGCGGCGACCGAAGCGGCGCGCGACGCCGCGGCGGCCGCCGTCGAGCCGGTCCTGCGGACCCTCGAGCGCGACGAGGTGATCATCGAGGCGGGCACGATCGTCGAGGAGGCCGACCTCCGCGCGCTCGAAGCGATCGGGGCGTACGACCCCACCACCCGCCGCATCCGCCAGGCGTTGTGGGTGGGGCTCGGCGCGCTCGTCGTCGGGGGCCTCCTGGCGCTCCCCGCCGCGTACGGCGCGCGAGCGCTGTCGGAACGCGTCGGCCGCCGCCAGTACGCCTTCCTGGTCGGCGTGACCCTCGTCGCCCTCGGGCTGCAGCGCCTCACGCTCGAGGTGGCGCCCGACCTGTTCTTCGTCCTGCTCGTCCCCACCCTGATCGCGGCGTTGATCGACGAGGTGCCCGCCCTGCTGTGGGCCGGCTGGTTGGCGGTCGCCGTCGGGCTGTTGGTGCCCGGCGCCCCGATCGCGTCCGCCATCGCGATCCTCGTGTCCGGCCTCGCCGCGACGCGGATCGCGACGCACGTCCGCACCCGCCTCGGGCTGCTCTACGCCGCGGTGGCGGGCGGCGCGGCCGGCGGCCTCGCCCTGCTCGCCGCGCAAGCGATCGTGTCCGGCGCGTTCGGGCCGATCCCGGCCCTCACGACGTTCGCCGCGACGCTCGGCGGCGGCGTGCTGGCCGGCGTCCTCACGCTGGCGTTGCTGCCCCTCGCCGAGGGCGTGTTCGAGTTCCTCACCGAGTTCCGCCTCGTCGAGCTCGCCTCGCCACAAAGCCCGCTCCTGCAACGCCTGGTGCTGCAGGCGCCCGGCACGTACCAACACAGCCAAATCATCGCGAACCTGGTCGAGCAGTCGGTGGCGCAGATCGGCGGCAACGCCCTCCTCGCCCGCGTCGGCGCGCTCTACCACGACGTCGGGAAGGCGAAACGCCCGCAGTTCTTCGTCGAGAACCAGGTGGGCGGCGAGAACCCGCACGACGCGCTCAGTCCGCACCTCAGCTACCTGATCATCACGAGTCACGTTCGCGACGGCGTGGAGATGCTCCGCGAGTCCGGCCTGCCGCCCGCCCTGGAGCCGTTCGTCACCGAACACCACGGCACGACGGTCCTCGCCTACTTCTACAAGCGCGCCCTCGAGGACAGCGACGGGCTGGCCGAGGTGAACTTCCGCTACGCCGGACCGAAACCCAAGACGAAGGAAACGGCGGTCCTGATGCTCGCCGACGCCGTCGAGTCCGCCTCCCGGTCGCTGGCGGAGCCGTCGCAAAGCGCGATCCGGGCGATGATCGAACGCCTGTTCGAGCAACGCCTGCAGGACGAACAGCTGGCGGACAGCCCCCTCACCTTCCGCGACCTCGACCAGATCGCCTCGACGTTCGAGCGGGTCCTGACCGCGTCGCTCCACCGGCGCGTGCGGTACCCCACCGCGGACGAGATTCGGGGCTTGCAGGCCGGCTCGGGGGCGTCGGCGGGCGGGGACGGTGGCGCGGCGACGGGAGGCGCACGTGGTGGACCTGATCGACGAAACGCACCGGTTTCCGGCGCCTGA
- a CDS encoding PhoH family protein, which yields MTLKLRNPAEAMRLFGRNDEFLKAIRRRLDAKVVARGDEVRLSGEATDVEAAEATFRALLDTIRAGGELSLTELEHGHLPTDETDAAPDAGAAPVHLPGRHKPKTGGQRRYVAAMAKHAITFAVGPAGTGKTYLAVAMAVQALLDKRVKRIVLTRPAVEAGEKLGFLPGDLQAKIDPYLRPLYDALYDMLPADRAEQYLASGVVEVAPLAFMRGRTLNDAFIILDEAQNTTGEQMKMFLTRMGFGSTVVVTGDVTQTDLPGGVDSGLAVAHRILSGIDGIAFVTFDKGDVVRHPLVAAIIRAYEEEPARG from the coding sequence CGAAGGTCGTCGCGCGCGGTGACGAGGTCCGCCTCAGCGGCGAAGCGACCGACGTCGAAGCGGCCGAAGCCACCTTCCGCGCGTTGCTCGACACCATCCGCGCCGGCGGGGAACTCAGCCTCACGGAGCTCGAGCACGGGCACCTCCCGACCGACGAGACGGACGCCGCACCCGACGCCGGCGCCGCCCCCGTGCACCTCCCCGGTCGCCACAAACCCAAGACCGGCGGACAACGCCGCTACGTCGCGGCGATGGCGAAGCACGCCATCACGTTCGCCGTCGGGCCCGCCGGCACCGGCAAGACGTACCTCGCGGTCGCGATGGCGGTCCAAGCGCTGCTCGACAAGCGCGTCAAACGCATCGTGTTGACCCGCCCCGCCGTGGAGGCGGGCGAGAAGTTGGGGTTCCTGCCCGGCGACCTGCAGGCCAAGATCGATCCCTACCTGCGGCCGCTCTACGACGCGCTGTACGACATGCTCCCCGCCGACCGCGCCGAGCAGTACCTCGCGTCGGGCGTCGTGGAGGTCGCCCCCCTCGCCTTCATGCGGGGGCGCACCCTGAACGACGCCTTCATCATCCTCGACGAGGCGCAGAACACGACCGGCGAACAGATGAAGATGTTCCTCACCCGCATGGGGTTCGGCAGCACCGTCGTCGTCACCGGGGACGTCACCCAAACCGACCTGCCCGGCGGCGTCGACAGCGGCCTCGCCGTCGCGCACCGGATCCTGTCCGGCATCGACGGCATCGCCTTCGTGACGTTCGACAAGGGCGACGTCGTCCGTCACCCCCTCGTCGCGGCCATCATCCGCGCGTACGAGGAGGAACCGGCGCGTGGCTAA